In a single window of the Bradyrhizobium sp. ORS 285 genome:
- a CDS encoding LysE family translocator, with translation MALDTWLLFLLTSIGISLTPGPNGLLALTHGALHGGRKTLFTIAGGLIGFVLIMALCMFGIGALVQSSITWLVVLKWVGGLYLAWLGIKLWRSPPVAVDIGQGPVRASWHSLFRAGFLTAATNPKCLLFFSALLPQFIDPTRSLAVQFGIVAITYTITEFLTEVAIASAAARVRPWLARAGRRFNQVCGGIFIAVGLALPLRSA, from the coding sequence ATGGCTCTCGACACCTGGCTGCTGTTTCTGCTCACGAGCATCGGCATCTCCCTGACGCCCGGACCGAACGGCTTGCTGGCCCTGACGCACGGGGCGCTGCATGGTGGGCGCAAGACGCTGTTCACGATCGCCGGCGGCCTGATCGGCTTCGTCCTGATCATGGCGCTGTGCATGTTCGGCATCGGCGCGCTGGTGCAATCCTCGATCACCTGGCTCGTGGTCCTGAAATGGGTCGGCGGGCTCTATCTTGCCTGGCTCGGCATCAAGCTGTGGCGATCGCCGCCGGTGGCGGTCGATATCGGCCAGGGACCGGTCAGGGCGAGCTGGCATTCGCTGTTTCGGGCGGGCTTCCTGACCGCGGCGACCAACCCGAAATGCCTGCTGTTCTTCAGTGCCCTGTTGCCGCAATTCATTGATCCCACGCGCAGCCTCGCGGTGCAGTTCGGCATCGTGGCCATCACCTATACGATCACGGAGTTCCTGACCGAGGTCGCCATTGCCAGCGCAGCGGCCCGGGTCCGGCCGTGGCTGGCGCGGGCCGGGCGGCGCTTCAACCAGGTTTGCGGGGGCATCTTCATCGCTGTCGGCCTCGCCCTGCCGCTGCGCAGCGCCTAG
- the glmS gene encoding glutamine--fructose-6-phosphate transaminase (isomerizing) — MCGIIGILGRGPVAEHLVDSLKRLEYRGYDSAGVATLEGDHLDRRRAEGKLKNLEKRLEREPLKGHAGIGHTRWATHGKPTESNAHPHATDNVAVVHNGIIENFRELRAELEKQGAKFASETDTETVVHLVNSYLLKGHSPQQAVAASLPQLKGAFALAFLFKGHGNLLIGARKGSPLAMGYGDGEMFLGSDAIALAPFTDTISYLDDGDWVEITRESGIIHDASGAVVKREVLRSGASSFLVDKANYRHFMAKEIHEQPEVVGHTLARYVDMGTERVALPARLPFDFKDIQRISITACGTASYAGFVAKYWFERFARVPVELDVASEFRYREAPLRKGDLAIFISQSGETADTLAALRYAKSQGVHTLSVVNVPTSTIARESEIVMPTLAGPEIGVASTKAFTCQLMVLAALAIAAGRGRGELSEADETKLVHGLVEVPRLIAAALTTELQIEKLAREIAKSKDVLYLGRGTSYPLALEGALKLKEISYIHAEGYAAGELKHGPIALIDETMPVVVIAPYDKVFEKTVSNMQEVAARGGNIILMTDAKGAEEATVESLVTITMPDMAATFTPIVYAIPVQLLAYHTAVVMGTDVDQPRNLAKSVTVE; from the coding sequence ATGTGCGGAATCATCGGGATCCTGGGACGCGGGCCGGTTGCCGAGCATCTCGTCGATTCCCTCAAGCGTCTGGAGTATCGCGGCTACGACTCCGCGGGCGTTGCCACTCTCGAAGGTGATCACCTCGATCGGCGCCGCGCCGAGGGCAAGCTCAAGAACCTCGAGAAGCGGCTCGAACGGGAGCCGTTGAAGGGCCATGCGGGCATCGGCCACACGCGCTGGGCGACGCATGGCAAGCCGACCGAGAGCAACGCGCATCCGCACGCGACTGATAACGTTGCGGTGGTGCATAACGGCATCATCGAGAATTTCCGGGAACTACGTGCCGAGCTGGAAAAGCAGGGCGCCAAGTTCGCCTCGGAGACCGACACGGAGACGGTCGTCCATCTCGTCAATTCCTATCTGCTGAAGGGTCATTCGCCGCAGCAGGCGGTGGCTGCATCCCTGCCGCAGCTCAAAGGCGCATTCGCGCTGGCCTTCCTGTTCAAGGGCCACGGCAATCTGCTCATCGGTGCGCGCAAGGGCTCGCCACTGGCGATGGGCTATGGCGATGGCGAGATGTTCCTCGGCTCGGATGCCATTGCGCTGGCGCCGTTCACCGACACGATCAGCTATCTCGATGACGGCGACTGGGTCGAGATCACCCGCGAGTCCGGTATCATCCACGATGCCTCAGGCGCGGTGGTGAAGCGCGAGGTGCTGAGATCCGGCGCGTCGTCGTTCCTGGTCGACAAGGCCAACTATCGTCACTTCATGGCGAAGGAGATCCACGAGCAGCCGGAGGTCGTCGGCCACACGCTCGCGCGTTACGTCGACATGGGCACCGAGCGCGTCGCGTTGCCGGCGCGGCTGCCGTTCGACTTCAAGGACATTCAGCGCATCTCGATCACCGCCTGCGGCACCGCGAGCTATGCCGGTTTCGTCGCAAAATACTGGTTCGAGCGCTTCGCCCGCGTCCCGGTCGAGCTCGATGTCGCCTCGGAGTTCCGCTACCGCGAGGCGCCGCTGCGCAAGGGCGATCTCGCCATCTTCATCTCGCAGTCCGGCGAGACGGCCGACACCCTGGCGGCGCTGCGCTATGCCAAGTCGCAGGGCGTGCACACGCTGTCGGTCGTCAACGTGCCGACCTCCACGATCGCGCGCGAGAGCGAGATCGTGATGCCCACGCTCGCCGGTCCCGAGATCGGCGTCGCCTCCACCAAGGCCTTCACCTGTCAGCTAATGGTGCTGGCGGCGCTGGCGATCGCGGCCGGCCGCGGTCGCGGCGAACTCTCCGAAGCCGACGAGACCAAGCTGGTGCATGGCCTCGTCGAGGTGCCGCGCCTGATCGCAGCGGCCCTGACGACGGAGCTGCAGATCGAGAAGCTCGCGCGCGAGATCGCCAAGTCGAAGGACGTGCTCTATCTCGGCCGCGGCACCTCCTATCCGCTGGCGCTGGAAGGCGCGTTGAAGCTGAAGGAGATCTCCTACATTCACGCCGAGGGCTATGCCGCAGGCGAGCTCAAGCACGGCCCGATCGCGCTGATCGACGAGACCATGCCGGTCGTCGTCATCGCGCCCTATGACAAGGTGTTCGAGAAGACGGTGTCGAACATGCAGGAGGTCGCCGCGCGCGGCGGCAACATCATCCTGATGACCGACGCCAAGGGCGCGGAGGAGGCGACCGTGGAGTCGCTGGTGACGATCACCATGCCCGACATGGCCGCGACCTTCACACCGATCGTGTATGCGATCCCGGTGCAGCTGCTGGCGTATCACACGGCCGTGGTGATGGGCACGGACGTCGACCAGCCGCGCAATCTGGCGAAGTCGGTGACGGTGGAGTAG
- the glmU gene encoding bifunctional UDP-N-acetylglucosamine diphosphorylase/glucosamine-1-phosphate N-acetyltransferase GlmU, with product MTARSSLTIVLAAGEGTRMRTSVPKVLHPVAGESLLAHVLAAAPKGDGASIAVVIGPDHAAVEKEARRLRPDANIFVQRERLGTAHAVLAAREAIVRGADDLLVAFGDTPLITAETFARLRAPLAQGAALAVLGFRAVDPTGYGRLLMDGSKLIAIREQADASEAERAITLCNAGVMALSGRHALAILDKIGNANSKCEYYLVDAVAIAREQGLDAVVIETSEDEVRGINTKAQLAQAEAVMQARLRQAAMDAGVTLIAPETVYLAADTTFGKDVTIEPFVVIGPGVSIGDGAIVHSFSHIVQSTLGRNSLLGPFARLRPGTSLGDGAKIGNFVEAKAAVLEPGVKVNHLSYIGDAHVGANSNIGAGTITCNYDGFNKYKTTIGEGAFIGTNTSLVAPINIGARAYIGSGSVITRDVPDDALALERSPQTTREGAAARFRSAKQRQKK from the coding sequence ATGACCGCTCGATCCAGTCTGACCATTGTGCTCGCGGCCGGCGAGGGCACGCGGATGCGCACGAGCGTGCCAAAGGTGCTGCATCCCGTCGCAGGCGAATCACTGCTGGCCCACGTGCTGGCGGCCGCTCCGAAAGGGGACGGCGCCAGCATCGCCGTGGTGATCGGCCCTGACCACGCCGCGGTCGAGAAGGAAGCAAGGCGCCTGCGCCCCGACGCCAATATCTTCGTCCAGCGCGAGCGGCTCGGCACCGCGCATGCGGTGCTGGCGGCGCGCGAAGCGATCGTACGCGGGGCCGACGACCTTCTCGTCGCGTTTGGTGACACGCCATTGATCACCGCCGAGACCTTTGCGCGGCTGCGCGCGCCGTTGGCGCAGGGCGCAGCGCTGGCCGTGCTCGGCTTTCGCGCGGTCGATCCGACCGGCTATGGACGGCTGCTGATGGATGGATCGAAGCTAATCGCCATTCGCGAGCAGGCCGATGCCTCAGAGGCTGAGCGCGCGATCACGCTGTGTAATGCCGGCGTGATGGCGCTGAGCGGCCGGCACGCGCTGGCGATCCTCGACAAGATCGGCAACGCCAACAGCAAGTGCGAATACTATCTCGTCGATGCGGTGGCGATTGCGCGCGAGCAGGGGCTCGACGCGGTCGTCATTGAAACCTCGGAGGACGAGGTACGCGGCATCAACACCAAGGCGCAACTCGCGCAGGCCGAGGCCGTGATGCAGGCCCGGTTGCGGCAGGCGGCCATGGACGCTGGCGTGACGCTGATCGCGCCGGAGACCGTCTATCTCGCGGCAGACACGACCTTCGGCAAGGATGTCACGATCGAGCCGTTCGTCGTCATCGGCCCCGGCGTTTCGATCGGCGACGGCGCCATCGTGCATTCGTTCTCGCACATCGTGCAGTCGACGCTCGGCCGCAACAGCCTGCTCGGTCCGTTCGCACGGCTGCGGCCGGGCACGTCGCTGGGCGATGGCGCCAAGATCGGCAATTTCGTCGAAGCCAAGGCCGCCGTGCTGGAGCCGGGCGTCAAGGTCAACCATCTGTCCTACATCGGCGATGCCCATGTCGGCGCCAACTCCAACATCGGCGCCGGCACCATCACCTGCAACTATGACGGCTTCAACAAGTACAAGACCACGATCGGCGAAGGCGCGTTCATCGGCACCAACACCTCGCTGGTGGCGCCGATCAATATCGGCGCGCGCGCTTATATCGGCTCAGGCTCTGTGATCACGCGCGACGTGCCGGATGACGCGCTGGCGCTCGAGCGCAGCCCGCAGACGACGCGCGAAGGCGCGGCGGCGCGCTTCCGGAGCGCCAAGCAACGCCAGAAGAAATGA
- a CDS encoding beta-(1-6) glucans synthase: MSLGVIAAAWWWLAKPITLARAPIELDSKVQCVSYAPFRGQQSPLDPTTHIEAEQIEQDLVQLAKISECVRTYSIENGLDQVPAIASRVGIKVIQGIWLGSNKLKNQQQIGIAVDLIKRYPSVITAVVVGNEVLLRGEMTTADLAAAIRSVKAQVKVPVTYADVWEFWLRNRELYDIVDFVTVHILPYWEDMPVRAKFAASHVDAIRQQVGVAFPGKEILIGETGWPSEGRMREGALPSRANQARVVSEILSLAKRENFRVNLIEAYDQPWKRKLEGTVGGYWGLISDDTRALKYPPGEPVSNYPMWKLQMAAGMVLSFFVFVTGWLTMRRRPWPPHVSAWIGVGISATTAGVLLGMAADKMFYESLGLGGWLQWGALLAAGVLAPILAANAAMAGRPLPTFLDLLGPNDGRKQLKITYALGLVLVVTVLIAAETALGFVFDPRYRDFPFASLTMAVVPFAMLLGNRPAQGPRPIAEASFAGLLAISSVYVIYNEGRDNWQALWTCAMYLTLAFTLWRARAAQSRG; encoded by the coding sequence ATTTCCTTGGGTGTCATCGCCGCTGCGTGGTGGTGGCTGGCCAAGCCCATCACGCTTGCGCGCGCGCCCATCGAACTCGATTCGAAGGTGCAATGCGTGTCCTACGCGCCGTTCCGGGGACAGCAGAGCCCGCTCGATCCGACCACCCATATCGAGGCCGAGCAGATCGAGCAGGATCTGGTGCAACTCGCCAAGATCAGCGAGTGCGTGCGCACCTATTCGATCGAGAACGGGCTCGACCAGGTGCCGGCCATCGCCTCCCGCGTGGGCATCAAGGTCATCCAGGGCATCTGGCTCGGCTCGAACAAGCTGAAGAACCAGCAGCAGATCGGCATCGCCGTCGACCTGATCAAGCGCTATCCGAGCGTGATCACGGCGGTCGTGGTCGGCAACGAGGTGCTGCTGCGCGGGGAGATGACCACCGCCGATCTCGCCGCGGCCATCCGCAGCGTCAAGGCGCAGGTCAAGGTGCCCGTCACCTATGCCGACGTCTGGGAGTTCTGGCTGCGCAACCGCGAACTCTACGACATCGTCGATTTCGTCACCGTTCATATTCTCCCATATTGGGAGGACATGCCGGTCCGCGCCAAATTCGCGGCCTCCCATGTCGATGCCATCCGCCAGCAGGTCGGCGTGGCGTTTCCCGGCAAGGAGATCCTGATCGGCGAGACCGGCTGGCCGAGCGAGGGCCGCATGCGCGAGGGCGCGCTGCCGTCGCGCGCCAACCAGGCCCGCGTCGTGTCGGAGATCCTGAGCCTCGCCAAGCGCGAGAATTTCCGCGTCAACCTGATCGAGGCCTATGACCAGCCCTGGAAGCGCAAGCTCGAGGGCACGGTCGGCGGCTATTGGGGCCTGATCAGCGACGACACGCGCGCGCTGAAATATCCGCCGGGCGAGCCTGTCAGCAACTATCCGATGTGGAAGCTGCAGATGGCGGCGGGCATGGTCCTGTCCTTCTTCGTCTTCGTGACCGGCTGGCTGACCATGCGCCGCCGGCCCTGGCCGCCGCACGTCTCGGCCTGGATCGGGGTCGGCATCTCCGCCACGACGGCCGGCGTGCTGCTCGGCATGGCCGCCGACAAGATGTTCTATGAGAGTCTCGGTCTCGGCGGCTGGCTGCAATGGGGCGCGTTGCTGGCCGCCGGCGTGCTGGCGCCGATCCTGGCCGCCAACGCCGCCATGGCCGGGCGGCCGCTGCCGACCTTCCTCGATCTGCTCGGGCCGAATGACGGCCGCAAGCAGCTCAAGATCACCTACGCGCTCGGCCTCGTGCTTGTCGTCACCGTGCTGATCGCGGCGGAGACGGCGCTGGGCTTCGTGTTCGACCCGCGCTACCGCGACTTCCCGTTCGCCAGCCTGACCATGGCCGTGGTGCCGTTCGCGATGCTGCTCGGCAATCGTCCGGCGCAAGGGCCGCGGCCGATCGCCGAGGCCAGCTTTGCCGGCCTGCTCGCAATCTCGTCGGTCTACGTGATCTACAATGAAGGCCGCGACAATTGGCAGGCGCTGTGGACCTGCGCGATGTACCTGACCCTGGCGTTCACGCTGTGGCGGGCGCGGGCCGCGCAAAGCCGAGGATGA
- a CDS encoding beta-1-3, beta-1-6-glucan biosynthesis protein, which translates to MGRRVLQSKFTVSRLVASVGLALGLAVLVGIPGAFAQSGNDHPQDQKPQASSPADLKENQRKADEFTEAAQALSGGPAGNPECVWLGRRVVQLMYRDDLDTAFRHLDLYDRFGCPGGHIQASFRCLTRFVAQIDDKVPNSLNNHVHTCWINPDAKPQVAAAPAPAATPAPAGSAPATQPAAPQASPSPQPAKQ; encoded by the coding sequence ATGGGTCGACGCGTGCTCCAGTCCAAGTTTACGGTTTCCCGCCTTGTCGCGTCTGTGGGCCTTGCTTTGGGCCTTGCGGTCCTCGTCGGAATCCCCGGCGCCTTCGCCCAGAGCGGCAACGACCACCCCCAGGACCAAAAGCCGCAGGCTTCGAGCCCGGCCGACCTCAAGGAAAACCAGCGCAAGGCGGATGAATTCACCGAGGCCGCCCAGGCGCTGAGCGGCGGTCCGGCCGGCAATCCCGAATGCGTCTGGCTCGGCCGGCGCGTCGTGCAGTTGATGTACCGCGACGACCTCGATACCGCGTTCCGCCACCTCGACCTCTACGACCGGTTCGGCTGCCCCGGCGGCCACATCCAGGCCTCGTTCCGCTGCCTGACCCGCTTCGTCGCCCAAATCGACGACAAGGTGCCGAACTCGCTGAACAACCACGTCCACACCTGCTGGATCAACCCGGACGCCAAGCCGCAGGTGGCCGCCGCGCCGGCGCCCGCTGCCACGCCGGCCCCGGCCGGATCGGCGCCGGCCACCCAGCCGGCCGCGCCGCAGGCCTCGCCCTCGCCGCAGCCGGCCAAGCAGTAA
- a CDS encoding glycosyltransferase: MRLTAAVILFVAAAHAALWGVLQTKQSAPDYTGMLPSVSYAPFEGTDHPDVDNVPNAERIRSDLKKLATITRAIRLYSSTGGVELVPPIAAEVGLKVTLGVWIDKNDDRNKREIASAIQLARRNSNVIGVVVGNETLFRGELKPDELIAYIKTVKKSVSVPVTTGEIWNLWRDYPELASNVDFIAAHVLPYWEFFNHTQAVDQAVDRYQVLRNKFPGKRVVIAEFGWPSEGYNRGIADPGPFQQAWVLRNFVTRAEAIGMEYNIVEGIDQPWKFFEGGVGPYWGVLNASREAKFSWTGPIVNPDYWKLATIALLVGVLLSLPIVRLRQPTVMQAMVLAITAHGVGAWVSNVFAYWNVHYFVWGSTFALTLGLILLVPLILIAMARIEEIAAIAFGRAPRRLLTRDKVARDRAAMPEGYCPKVSIHVPAYFEPVDMMKQTLDALARLDYPNYEVVCIINNTPDPAFWQPIQDHCRMLGERFKFINAEKVKGFKAGALRIAMERTAVDAEIIGIIDADYVVTPDWLSDLVPAFADPAVGLVQAPQEHRDEDLSLMHYIMNGEYAGFFDIGMVQRNEENAIIVHGTMCLIRRAAMDMAGGWSSDTICEDTDLGLAIQELGWKTHYTATRYGSGLLPDTYEAFKKQRHRWAYGGFQIVKKHWRRFLPGKSRLTADQKREFSLGWLNWLGAESLGVVVAILNLIWVPIVAFAGIAIPDKILTIPIIAAFVVSLAHFLILYRLRVAVRPWQMLGAMIAAMSVQWTVSRAVAQGLITEHLAFARTSKGGLSRMSIEFQAFWEAVIGALLLIGATILIMTNYLAITELYIFAAVLILESLPFLSAVAIAVLEMSRINSFDFWRHAKVRTAELIGLRPVWVPELAGPGMLQPMQPAPLSAAATKVTEKV, encoded by the coding sequence ATGCGCTTGACCGCAGCCGTCATCCTGTTCGTCGCCGCCGCGCACGCCGCGCTGTGGGGTGTCCTGCAGACCAAGCAGAGCGCGCCCGATTACACCGGCATGCTGCCGAGCGTCTCCTACGCGCCGTTCGAAGGCACCGACCATCCGGATGTCGACAACGTCCCCAATGCCGAGCGCATCCGCTCCGACCTGAAGAAGCTCGCCACCATCACCCGCGCGATCCGCCTGTATTCGTCGACCGGCGGTGTCGAGCTGGTGCCGCCGATCGCCGCCGAAGTCGGCCTCAAGGTCACGCTCGGCGTCTGGATCGACAAGAACGACGACCGCAACAAGCGCGAGATCGCCTCTGCCATCCAGCTCGCCCGCCGCAACAGCAACGTCATCGGCGTCGTCGTTGGCAACGAGACGCTGTTCCGCGGCGAGCTCAAGCCGGACGAGCTGATCGCCTACATCAAGACAGTCAAGAAGTCGGTCAGCGTGCCCGTCACCACCGGCGAGATCTGGAACCTGTGGCGCGACTACCCCGAGCTCGCCTCCAACGTCGACTTCATCGCCGCCCACGTGCTGCCCTACTGGGAGTTCTTCAACCACACCCAGGCCGTCGACCAGGCCGTCGACCGCTATCAGGTGCTGCGCAACAAATTCCCCGGCAAGCGTGTCGTGATCGCCGAGTTCGGCTGGCCGAGCGAGGGCTACAACCGCGGCATCGCCGATCCCGGCCCGTTCCAGCAGGCCTGGGTGCTGCGCAACTTCGTCACCCGCGCCGAAGCCATCGGCATGGAGTACAACATCGTCGAGGGCATCGATCAGCCCTGGAAGTTCTTCGAAGGCGGCGTCGGTCCGTATTGGGGCGTGCTGAACGCCTCGCGCGAAGCAAAATTCTCGTGGACCGGTCCGATCGTGAATCCGGACTACTGGAAGCTCGCGACCATCGCGCTGCTCGTCGGCGTGCTCCTGTCACTGCCGATCGTGCGGCTGCGTCAGCCCACGGTGATGCAGGCGATGGTGCTCGCGATCACGGCGCATGGCGTCGGCGCCTGGGTCAGCAACGTCTTCGCCTATTGGAACGTGCACTATTTCGTCTGGGGCTCGACCTTCGCCCTGACCCTCGGCCTGATCCTGCTGGTGCCGCTGATCCTGATCGCGATGGCCCGCATCGAAGAGATCGCGGCGATCGCCTTCGGCCGCGCGCCGCGCCGGCTGCTCACCCGCGACAAGGTCGCGCGCGACCGCGCCGCGATGCCGGAGGGCTACTGCCCGAAGGTCTCGATCCACGTGCCGGCCTATTTCGAGCCGGTCGACATGATGAAGCAGACGTTGGATGCGCTGGCGCGGCTCGACTACCCGAACTACGAGGTCGTCTGCATCATCAACAACACGCCCGATCCGGCGTTCTGGCAGCCGATCCAGGATCACTGCCGCATGCTCGGCGAGCGCTTCAAGTTCATCAACGCCGAGAAGGTCAAGGGCTTCAAGGCCGGCGCGCTGCGCATCGCGATGGAGCGCACCGCTGTTGACGCCGAGATCATCGGCATCATCGACGCCGACTATGTCGTGACGCCGGACTGGCTGTCCGACCTCGTGCCCGCCTTCGCCGATCCCGCCGTGGGCCTGGTGCAGGCGCCGCAGGAGCATCGCGACGAGGACCTGTCGCTGATGCACTACATCATGAACGGCGAGTATGCCGGCTTCTTCGACATCGGCATGGTCCAGCGCAACGAGGAAAACGCGATCATCGTGCACGGCACGATGTGTCTCATCCGCCGCGCCGCGATGGACATGGCCGGCGGCTGGTCGAGCGACACGATCTGCGAGGACACCGACCTCGGCCTCGCCATCCAGGAGCTCGGCTGGAAAACCCACTACACCGCCACCCGCTATGGCTCAGGCCTGCTGCCCGACACCTACGAGGCGTTCAAGAAACAGCGCCATCGTTGGGCCTATGGCGGCTTCCAGATCGTCAAGAAGCACTGGCGCCGCTTCCTGCCCGGCAAGAGCCGGCTGACGGCCGACCAGAAGCGCGAGTTCTCGCTCGGCTGGCTCAACTGGCTCGGCGCCGAGAGCCTCGGCGTGGTCGTGGCGATCCTCAACTTGATCTGGGTGCCGATCGTCGCCTTTGCCGGCATCGCCATCCCCGACAAGATCCTGACCATCCCGATCATCGCCGCCTTCGTGGTCTCGCTCGCGCACTTCCTGATCCTGTACCGGCTGCGCGTCGCGGTGCGGCCGTGGCAGATGCTGGGCGCGATGATCGCGGCCATGAGCGTGCAGTGGACCGTCAGCCGCGCCGTAGCGCAGGGGCTGATCACCGAGCACCTCGCGTTTGCCCGCACCTCCAAGGGCGGTCTCTCCCGGATGTCGATCGAGTTCCAGGCGTTCTGGGAGGCAGTGATCGGCGCCCTGCTCCTGATCGGCGCCACCATCCTGATCATGACCAATTATCTGGCGATCACCGAGCTCTACATCTTCGCCGCGGTCCTGATCCTGGAGAGCCTGCCGTTCCTGTCCGCGGTCGCCATCGCCGTCCTGGAAATGTCCCGCATCAACTCCTTCGACTTCTGGCGCCACGCCAAGGTCCGCACCGCCGAACTGATCGGCCTCCGCCCGGTCTGGGTGCCGGAGCTGGCGGGCCCGGGCATGCTGCAGCCGATGCAGCCGGCCCCACTGAGCGCGGCGGCGACGAAGGTGACGGAGAAGGTCTGA
- a CDS encoding transposase, translated as MEVLGAERRRRWSYEDKVRLIEETMQSGQTVCGVARRHGVAQSLLFTWRRQARQGRLGAEAVPAIVPVAIVSSQADDLTRVPSPPSPSRAAPSMRAGTIEIELDDCCVRVDRDVDTEALRRILDLLRRR; from the coding sequence ATGGAAGTTTTGGGCGCCGAACGGCGGCGTCGATGGAGTTATGAGGATAAGGTTCGTCTGATCGAGGAGACGATGCAGTCCGGGCAGACCGTCTGCGGAGTTGCCCGGCGGCATGGGGTGGCTCAGAGCCTGCTGTTCACCTGGCGCCGGCAGGCGCGGCAGGGCCGGCTGGGTGCCGAGGCTGTGCCGGCTATCGTTCCTGTCGCCATCGTGTCGTCGCAGGCTGACGACTTGACGAGGGTGCCATCACCACCGTCGCCATCGCGTGCCGCACCGAGCATGCGGGCCGGAACGATCGAGATCGAACTGGACGACTGCTGCGTGCGCGTCGACCGCGACGTGGACACCGAGGCACTTCGGCGCATTCTCGACCTTTTGAGGCGGCGATGA
- the tnpB gene encoding IS66 family insertion sequence element accessory protein TnpB (TnpB, as the term is used for proteins encoded by IS66 family insertion elements, is considered an accessory protein, since TnpC, encoded by a neighboring gene, is a DDE family transposase.) yields the protein MIPIPSDVKVWIATGHTDMRRGMQSLALMVQEILKRDPHAGDLYIFRGRRGDLVKILWHDGIGLSLYAKRLDRGKFIWPSVSNGAVSISAAQMAYMLEAIDWRNPQLTWRPQSAG from the coding sequence ATGATTCCGATCCCGAGCGACGTCAAGGTCTGGATTGCGACCGGCCACACGGACATGCGCCGTGGTATGCAGAGCCTGGCCCTGATGGTCCAGGAGATTTTGAAGCGAGATCCCCACGCCGGCGATCTCTACATCTTCCGCGGCCGTCGCGGGGATCTGGTCAAGATCCTGTGGCATGACGGAATCGGCTTGTCGCTCTACGCCAAGCGCCTCGACCGAGGAAAGTTCATCTGGCCCTCGGTGTCCAATGGCGCGGTGTCGATCTCGGCCGCGCAGATGGCCTACATGCTTGAGGCGATCGATTGGAGGAATCCGCAGCTGACATGGCGGCCACAGAGCGCAGGCTGA